The Longimicrobium terrae genome has a segment encoding these proteins:
- a CDS encoding M16 family metallopeptidase — protein MKRIVLLLSLVAAPAAAQQVSIPHTTFTLPNGLQVIVAEDHSTPVASVNVWYHVGSGYEKPGRTGFAHLFEHIMFEGSKNVPEGDFDNLLEAAGARNNGSTNTDRTNYYEVMPSNAVELALWLEADRMGGLLDAMSPSKLQGQRGVVQNERRQSYENQPYGMLWETASTLLYPAGHPYSWTTIGSMADLDSARVDDVNEFFRRYYAPNNASISIVGDVNTDQVRQWVTRYFSWIPRNADVERPQIALPQLAATTYTTREDRVTLPELTMIWRSDKRFSGDEAALNTLASVLTQGKSARLYKRLVYDEQIAAFTSAWNDASLLSGDFWVRVRARPDVDLDRIEAAVNEEVARIAQTPPSQEELDRVVNTMVTGFVGALETVEGKADRLNEYLYYAADPDHAEEDLARYRALTPADVQRAAQRYLAGRNHVVISFVPTGKTALAAQENQ, from the coding sequence ATGAAACGCATCGTCCTGCTGCTGAGCCTTGTCGCGGCGCCGGCGGCGGCGCAGCAGGTCAGCATCCCGCACACCACCTTTACGCTCCCCAACGGGCTGCAGGTGATTGTGGCGGAGGACCACTCGACGCCCGTGGCGTCGGTGAACGTGTGGTACCACGTGGGCTCCGGCTACGAAAAGCCGGGCCGCACCGGCTTTGCCCACCTCTTCGAGCACATCATGTTCGAAGGATCGAAGAACGTCCCCGAGGGCGACTTTGACAACCTGCTGGAAGCGGCCGGCGCCCGGAACAACGGCAGCACCAACACCGACCGCACCAACTACTACGAAGTCATGCCGTCCAACGCCGTGGAACTGGCGCTGTGGCTGGAGGCCGACCGCATGGGCGGCCTGCTGGACGCCATGAGCCCGTCCAAGCTGCAGGGACAGCGCGGCGTGGTGCAGAACGAGCGCCGCCAGAGCTACGAGAACCAGCCCTACGGCATGCTGTGGGAAACGGCCTCCACGCTGCTGTACCCGGCCGGCCACCCGTACTCGTGGACCACCATCGGCTCCATGGCCGACCTGGACTCGGCCCGCGTGGACGACGTCAACGAGTTCTTTCGCCGCTACTACGCGCCCAACAACGCGTCCATCTCCATCGTGGGCGACGTGAACACCGACCAGGTGCGGCAGTGGGTAACGCGCTACTTCTCGTGGATTCCGCGCAACGCCGACGTGGAGCGCCCGCAGATCGCGCTTCCGCAGCTGGCCGCCACCACGTACACGACGCGCGAAGACCGGGTCACGCTCCCCGAGCTGACCATGATCTGGCGTAGCGACAAGCGCTTTTCGGGCGATGAGGCCGCGCTCAACACGCTGGCCTCGGTGCTGACGCAGGGCAAGAGCGCCCGCCTGTACAAGCGCCTGGTGTACGACGAGCAGATCGCCGCCTTCACCTCGGCGTGGAACGATGCGTCGCTGCTGTCGGGCGACTTCTGGGTGCGCGTGCGGGCCCGTCCCGACGTGGACCTGGACCGCATCGAGGCCGCCGTCAACGAGGAAGTGGCCCGCATTGCCCAGACGCCGCCCTCGCAGGAGGAGCTTGACCGCGTGGTGAACACCATGGTCACCGGCTTCGTGGGAGCGCTGGAAACGGTGGAAGGCAAGGCCGACCGCCTGAACGAGTACCTGTACTACGCCGCCGACCCGGACCACGCCGAAGAGGACCTGGCCCGCTACCGCGCGCTGACCCCCGCCGACGTGCAACGGGCGGCCCAGCGGTACCTGGCCGGACGCAACCACGTGGTGATCAGCTTCGTGCCCACCGGCAAGACGGCGCTCGCCGCCCAGGAGAACCAGTAA
- a CDS encoding M16 family metallopeptidase, whose protein sequence is MKRTLATIAAGAALSACAPAAQEPETAPAPSPAQQQPAAPAAAAFPTTAPSTSAAPRIDLPDAVRRTLPNGLKVVYIQQRELPVVSALMLTRGAGTGDEPANASGLASFTASMLDEGAGGKNSLQLADALDLLGASLTTSAGVDAAQANLYVLKQNFPAALRLMADVVTRPDFPQREVDRLRQERLTQLARARDEATTIANYAFSSLVYGEQHPYGRYPTQATTERLNRAAVAAFHARGYRPENSTLILVGDVDPAQMEPLVEQAFGSWRATGTGPSLTATPATPAALNRTTVYLVDKPGAAQSEIRIGHPGVARNTPDYYALLVMNTLLGASFTSRLNTNLRETHGWAYGASSGYQMLRGAGPFTARAGVQTNATDSSVVEFFKELNRIRTEDVTEAELDKARRYVALRLPDQLETTSDIAAQYGNLETYGIDPSFLETYVERTMAVTAADLRRVANQYVRPGQSVVVVVGDRSKVEAGLRAANVGTVVVRDVSEFVK, encoded by the coding sequence ATGAAGAGGACTCTCGCGACGATCGCGGCGGGCGCCGCCCTGTCGGCCTGCGCCCCGGCCGCCCAGGAGCCGGAGACCGCGCCGGCCCCGTCGCCCGCGCAGCAGCAGCCCGCGGCTCCGGCGGCCGCGGCGTTTCCGACCACGGCGCCGTCCACCTCGGCCGCGCCGCGCATCGACCTGCCGGACGCGGTGCGCCGCACGCTGCCCAACGGCCTCAAGGTCGTGTACATCCAGCAGCGCGAACTGCCCGTCGTAAGCGCCCTGATGCTCACCCGCGGTGCGGGCACCGGCGACGAGCCGGCCAACGCGTCGGGGCTGGCCTCGTTCACGGCCAGCATGCTGGACGAGGGCGCGGGCGGAAAGAACTCGCTGCAGCTGGCCGACGCGCTGGACCTGCTGGGCGCGTCGCTCACCACCAGCGCCGGGGTGGACGCCGCGCAGGCCAACCTGTACGTGCTCAAGCAGAACTTTCCCGCGGCGCTGCGGCTGATGGCCGACGTGGTGACGCGCCCGGACTTTCCGCAGCGCGAGGTTGACCGGCTTCGCCAGGAGCGCCTGACGCAGCTGGCGCGCGCCCGCGACGAGGCGACGACCATCGCCAACTACGCGTTCAGCAGCCTGGTGTACGGCGAGCAGCATCCGTACGGGCGCTATCCCACGCAGGCCACCACGGAGCGGCTGAACCGCGCGGCGGTGGCGGCGTTCCACGCGCGCGGCTACCGGCCGGAAAACAGCACGCTGATCCTGGTGGGCGACGTGGATCCGGCGCAGATGGAGCCGCTGGTGGAGCAGGCGTTCGGCTCGTGGCGCGCCACGGGCACGGGCCCGTCGCTCACGGCCACGCCGGCCACCCCGGCGGCGTTGAACCGCACCACGGTGTACCTGGTCGACAAGCCGGGCGCGGCGCAGTCGGAAATCCGCATCGGGCACCCGGGTGTGGCGCGCAACACGCCGGACTACTACGCGCTGCTGGTGATGAACACGCTTCTGGGCGCGTCGTTCACCAGCCGGCTGAACACCAACCTGCGCGAGACGCACGGCTGGGCGTACGGGGCCAGCAGCGGCTACCAGATGCTGCGCGGCGCCGGTCCGTTCACCGCCCGCGCGGGCGTGCAGACCAATGCGACGGACAGCTCGGTGGTGGAGTTCTTCAAGGAGCTCAACCGCATCCGCACGGAAGACGTCACCGAGGCGGAGCTGGACAAGGCGCGCCGCTACGTGGCGCTGCGCCTGCCGGACCAGCTGGAAACCACCTCCGACATCGCCGCGCAATACGGCAACCTGGAAACGTACGGCATCGACCCGTCGTTCCTGGAAACGTACGTGGAGCGGACGATGGCGGTGACCGCGGCGGACCTGCGCCGCGTGGCCAACCAGTACGTGCGCCCCGGGCAGTCGGTGGTGGTCGTGGTGGGTGACCGCAGCAAGGTGGAGGCGGGTCTCCGCGCCGCCAACGTGGGCACCGTGGTGGTGCGCGACGTGTCCGAGTTCGTGAAGTAG